From Staphylococcus sp. M0911, a single genomic window includes:
- the cls gene encoding cardiolipin synthase gives MELKFSHDLGMLFTILLAIGFVINVVLAFIIIFLERNRRSASSTWAWLFVLFVLPLIGFILYLFFGRTVSKRKLDKNNGKELDAFNELIDKQIKDFDEHNYGTDNELVAKHHDLVRMLLMNQDGFITENNQLDVFTDGHELYDQMLEDIRNAKDYIHLEYFGFELDGLGKRIIKALEEKLKEGLEVKLLYDDVGSKKVGRANFKHFNELGGEVEAFFASKLPIINFRMNNRNHRKIVVIDGQVGYIGGFNVGDDYLGLGKLGYWRDTHFRIAGDAVDGLQTRFMMDWNSQAHRPQFEYNDRYFPKKHVQDGHVPMQIVASSPAEDWHQIEFGYTKMIMKAKKSIYIQTPYFIPDNSYINALKMAAATGIEVHLMIPCKPDHPFVYWATFANAAQLLESGVHIYTYENGFLHSKVCLIDDEVVSVGSANMDYRSFELNFEVNAFVYDKDMAKKIKQAYKEDIKKSKELTIEGYRNRSLTIKIKEDLAKLISPIL, from the coding sequence ATGGAATTAAAGTTTTCTCATGATTTGGGTATGCTTTTTACGATATTACTTGCAATAGGTTTTGTAATTAATGTTGTTTTAGCATTTATTATTATATTTTTGGAGAGAAACCGACGTAGTGCAAGTTCTACATGGGCGTGGTTATTTGTACTATTTGTATTACCTTTAATTGGTTTTATCCTTTATTTATTCTTTGGACGTACAGTGTCTAAACGTAAGTTGGATAAAAATAATGGTAAAGAATTAGATGCCTTTAATGAACTTATTGATAAACAGATTAAGGATTTTGATGAACACAATTATGGTACTGATAACGAATTAGTAGCGAAACACCATGACCTAGTACGAATGTTACTTATGAATCAAGATGGATTTATTACTGAAAATAACCAACTTGATGTTTTTACAGATGGTCATGAATTATATGATCAAATGTTAGAAGATATTCGAAATGCTAAAGATTATATTCATTTAGAATACTTTGGCTTCGAATTGGATGGCTTAGGTAAACGTATCATCAAAGCATTAGAGGAAAAACTGAAAGAAGGTTTAGAAGTCAAATTATTATATGACGATGTCGGTTCTAAAAAAGTTGGAAGAGCTAATTTTAAACACTTTAATGAACTAGGCGGAGAAGTAGAGGCGTTTTTTGCTTCTAAATTACCTATTATCAATTTTAGAATGAACAACCGTAATCACCGTAAAATTGTAGTCATTGATGGACAAGTTGGCTATATAGGTGGCTTCAACGTTGGTGATGATTATCTTGGTTTAGGTAAATTAGGTTATTGGAGAGATACGCATTTTAGAATTGCTGGAGATGCAGTTGATGGTTTACAAACTCGATTTATGATGGACTGGAATTCACAAGCACATAGACCACAATTCGAATATAACGATAGATATTTCCCGAAAAAGCATGTGCAAGATGGACATGTACCTATGCAAATTGTGGCGAGTAGTCCAGCAGAAGATTGGCATCAAATTGAATTTGGTTATACTAAAATGATTATGAAAGCGAAAAAGTCGATTTATATACAAACGCCTTATTTTATTCCAGATAATTCATATATCAATGCTTTGAAAATGGCAGCAGCGACTGGTATTGAGGTACATTTAATGATTCCTTGTAAGCCAGACCATCCATTTGTTTATTGGGCAACATTTGCGAATGCGGCACAATTATTAGAAAGTGGTGTCCATATTTATACATATGAAAATGGATTCCTACATTCTAAAGTATGTTTAATTGATGATGAGGTCGTGTCAGTCGGTTCAGCAAACATGGACTATAGAAGTTTTGAATTAAACTTTGAGGTTAATGCATTTGTGTATGATAAAGATATGGCTAAAAAAATTAAACAAGCTTATAAAGAAGATATTAAAAAGTCAAAAGAATTAACAATAGAAGGCTATAGAAATCGTTCATTAACAATTAAAATTAAAGAAGATTTAGCTAAACTTATTTCACCAATTTTATAA
- a CDS encoding low specificity L-threonine aldolase: MLSFENDYLEGAHEKVLQRLIETNRIQAPGYGFDQFTDQAIQQIKHKIKCPDATIRFLVGGTQTNQVVINSMLESYEGVISAETGHVAVHEGGAIEYSGHKVLTIPSSEGKITANGVEDYIETFNSDFKRDHMVFPGMVYISHPTEYGTLYSKSELEALSNVCRKHNLPLFMDGARLGYGLMSDQSDMTIEDVANFCDIFYIGGTKIGALCGEAVVFTKQNEPKHFTTRIKHHGALLAKGRLTGIQFLELFTDDLYFKISRHAIEMANKMKEGFLKKGYRLYFDSPTNQQFFILSNDKINELKQKVKFAVWEKYDDQHRVVRFATSWATTEENVNRLLELI; encoded by the coding sequence ATGTTATCTTTTGAAAATGACTATTTAGAAGGTGCACATGAAAAAGTTTTACAACGTTTAATTGAAACAAATCGAATTCAAGCTCCAGGATATGGATTTGATCAATTTACTGATCAAGCTATCCAACAAATTAAACATAAAATCAAATGTCCTGATGCAACGATTCGTTTTTTAGTAGGAGGTACGCAAACAAATCAAGTCGTGATTAACTCCATGTTAGAAAGCTATGAAGGTGTTATCTCAGCCGAAACTGGTCATGTTGCAGTACATGAAGGCGGCGCAATTGAATATAGTGGACATAAAGTACTGACAATCCCTTCATCAGAAGGAAAAATCACTGCCAACGGTGTTGAAGATTATATTGAAACCTTTAATAGTGATTTTAAACGTGATCATATGGTCTTTCCTGGTATGGTATACATTTCCCATCCTACTGAATACGGTACATTATATTCAAAAAGTGAATTAGAAGCACTATCTAACGTTTGCCGAAAACATAATCTACCCCTTTTTATGGACGGTGCGCGCTTAGGTTATGGTTTGATGAGTGATCAATCAGATATGACTATTGAAGATGTTGCGAATTTCTGTGATATTTTTTATATCGGTGGAACTAAAATCGGTGCATTATGTGGAGAAGCAGTTGTATTTACGAAGCAGAATGAACCCAAACATTTTACGACACGTATTAAACATCATGGTGCCCTATTAGCTAAAGGACGATTAACCGGCATACAATTTCTTGAATTATTTACAGATGATTTATATTTCAAAATTAGCCGCCATGCGATAGAAATGGCCAATAAAATGAAAGAAGGTTTCCTTAAAAAAGGATATCGACTATATTTTGATTCACCCACTAACCAACAATTCTTCATTTTAAGTAACGATAAAATTAATGAATTAAAACAAAAAGTAAAATTTGCCGTTTGGGAAAAATATGATGATCAACATCGAGTTGTAAGATTTGCGACAAGTTGGGCCACAACTGAAGAAAATGTTAATCGATTATTAGAATTGATATAG